TACACCAGCCAGGGCAAAAGAGGACAGTGATGCTGAAtggcagaaaaaggaaagggacTATGCTCCCTTAAAGATATCTTATGACTTAGAAAGTAAAAAGTGGGGAAATGCCAACAAGAAATGTATGGCATTCCTAAAGAACACGATTGAGCCTGCAATAGTGGGCTCAATCGCAGAGTGTGACTCCGCCAAAGGGTACCTTGAGAGAATACAGAGCCAGTTCactggttcttcaaagacttGTGCAACCATGCTAATAAAATAGCTGGTCACAGAAAGGTACCATGGTGGAAACATAGGCATAAGAGAGCACATACTAAGGATGAGCAACATGAATGCTAAGCTCAAACCTATGGAGTTGGATCTTCCAGAGAAGTTCCTTGTCCATCTGGTTTTTGCTTCCCTACCAGACCAGTTTGAGACTTTTGTCGTAAATTACGACATGTAGCCTGAAAACTGGGATCTGGAAAAGATAATTGCTATGTGTGTGCAAGAGGAAGACAGAATCAAAAGTCAGCATGGAGGTTCAGTGAACTATGTTCAtcagaacaaaaagaaaaagaccttCCATGCTGCCTCTCCCTCAAAGTCAAAAGACAAAGGACCCTTGCAGTATCAGCATCTGCAAAAGAAGTATCCTCCAAAGGAAGGTGATGAGTGCTTTCACTGTCATGAGAAGGGGCACTACAAGGGGGGATTGTCCTATCTTCTTAAAGTCAATCATGGCAAAGAAAGGTGAGAATATTATTTCATTCGTAAATAAATCCTTGTATATACAGTTTTCTaaatttacttggtggattgactctggtgcaactgtgcatgttacaaattctttacagggattccgttcgacaaagactacgctaagaagcgaaagacacattaaagtTGCAAACGGAGTACAAGCATAAGttgaagctgttggcgatgtctccctcgagctagttaatggCTTTATGCTTGTATTAAgtgatgttttatttgttccttcgcttcaTAGAAATTTGATTAGTGTGTCACGTCTAGACAAAGATGGTTATGGTTGCCATTTTGAGAATGacaaatgtgaactatggtttgataataattgtgTTGGTGATGCTTTCCTTCATAATGagctttatttattatctatgaGTGATAAAGTACATTCTGTGTATGATGTGAATGTAAATGTGATAGCGTCCTTGTCAGTGAATGTGAacaggaaaagaaagagaactcaagtTGAATCGTCGAAactatggcactgtcgtttaggccatatttcaagggggagaattgaaagattagtaAAGAATAAAATTCTTCCTCCACTAGAGTTCTCTGATCTTGAACAATGCATagaatgcattaaaggaaagtttgtaaagcaaattaaaaagggtgccaaacgaagCGTAGGAACTTTAGAGATAATCCCCACAGACATTTGTGGTCCTTTTCATGTGCGAAGTGTGGATGGTTGTGActcgttcataacattcacagatGATTACTCCCGTTTTGgatacatttatccaattaaagaaagatcagagacattggataaatttaagaTATTCAAagctgaagttgaaaatcagcatgataaaataattaaaatagtaagatctGATCGTGgggggagtactacggtcggcATACCCCGtatggacaagttcctggaccttttgcgaggtttCTACAGGAAAATGGAATAGTCGCCCAGTATTCCACACCGGGCGAACCTCAGCAGAATGGAGTGGCTGAAAGGCGTAACCATACACTGATGGATATGGTGCACAGTATGATGAGTTACTCCACCTTGCCATTGAgtttgtggatggaggcgttaaaatccgccatccatattctcaacagagtgccaagtAAGTCGGTGCCCAAAACACCGTACGAGCTGTGGACAGGAAGAGTACCCTCACTAAACCACCTGCGTGTGTGGGGGAGTCCGGCTGAGGCTAAAGTATTTAACTCAAATATTGGGAAACTGGATCCCAAGACAGTGAGCTGTCATTTCATTGGCTATCCAGAAAAGTCAAAAGTTTTCATTTCTATTGTCCAGACAGACacacaaagtttgtagaaacaagACACACTGTTTTCCTGGAGGAATAAATGGTaagggggagcatggtagctCGAGAAATTAATCTTGAGGAGAAGCAGGTGTGTGTGCCCACTCCGATGATTGaagagccatttttctcactacctgttgCTGCTGCACCGACAATACCTAATATTGTGATGCCAACACCTGTTGTGAGTTCTCCAGCTGTGGAAATAAATAATGATAGGGAAACTGTCCTTCAGGATCCGATAGAACCAATTGCCACAGATGAGGGGGGGGGGCACAACAGCCCCAAGAGGATAATGTGCCACAAGTCGAGGTACAAAATGTACCAGAAGTCGAAGCCCCTAGAAGGTCTCAAAGAGTCAGAAGGTCAGCTACttctagcgactatgaagtttataatacagaagagtctcatatggagggtgatcccgCTTCATATGAAGAAGACATGAGAAGTGTTCACTCATCAGAATGGCTTAAGGCTATAAAAGATGAGATGAAATCGatgagttccaatggtgtttgAGACTTAGAGGAAATttctaaaggagccaaaacagtaggctgcaaatgggtctacaagattaaACGTGACTCCAGAGGGAACGTGGAAAGGTTTAAAGCACGACTCGTAGCAAAGGGCtttacgcaaagagaagggattGATTACAATGAGACATTCTCTCCAATCTCATGTAAAGATTCTTTCAGAATTATAATGGCACTGGTGGCACATTATAAtttagagttacatcagatggatgtaaaaaAGACATTCCTTAATGGGGATCTAAATAaaaatgtttacatggcacaaccgAAAGGTTTTGTCGTGGAAGGAAAAGAACGTATGGGATGCCGcctaaagaaatccatttatggattaaagcaagcctctaggcagtggtatttaaagtttgatgaaaccataagaaaatttgggtttaaagagaatgatgaggacaattgcatttatgcaaagtttaaAAGTGGGAAATTTATTTTCCTTATCCTGTATGTGGACGACATTTTACTTGCTAGTAGTGATGTCGGTGtactactggagacaaagaaatttttgtcctcaaattttgatatgaaagatcttggtgaagcttcatttgttttgggaattgaaattcaccgagatagaagaaAGGGGGTATTAGGATTGTCACAGAAGACTTATTGGAAAAAGTTCTAAAGAAATACAGTATGCATGCCTGTAAGTCTTCACCTGCTCCTATAGTCAAGGGCGGaagatttgggaaatttcaatgtcccaggaaccaatatgagatcgatcaaatgaaagcggttccatatgcttcagctgtcggaagcctacAGTATGATCAAGTgtgtacacgccctgacttgACATTTGTTACCGGAATACTTGGCAAatatcaaagtaatccaggacaggcacactggataatggtaaagaaagctttgcgctatgtgcaaggcacaaaaggcctcatgTTAACATATAGAAGATCTGACaccctagagatagaagggtGCTCAGATGCAGATTTTGCGGGAGACATAGATGACCGGAAGTCCACGTCCGGTTATGTTTTTATTCTCGCAGGaggagctatatcgtggaaaagctccaaacaaagtgTTACTACATCATCAACGATGTATACAGAATTTGTTGCATGTTATGAGGCATCGGGGCAGGTagaatggttaaagaaattcatacccggtttaagagtggtagatagcattcaaagaccactcagaatgtactgcgacaatgaacccGCAGTGTTTcatgctcacaacaataagtcaagtggtgctgccaaacatattgacataaagttttatgttgtgaaagaGAAAATACAGGGTGATGCCATCAGTCTTGAGCATATAAgcacaaagaaaatgcttgcggatccgctcacaaaaggcttaccacccagCGTGTTCAGTGAACAcgtagccggcatgggtttaagggaaagtcTGTGACTCCTGGACTATATAGGGCCCAAAAGTTAAAGAGTTGTTTCAAAACAATGAAGTGTATGGTAGCTGTTGAATCTATCGGCAATTGATCGTGACGATGAAGCATGCTCTATGCGctaatctgtgatggaacaagTAAAGTGAAAAGTGCTAAAGATAAAATGTAAAGTTGAAAGGAAAAGTAGAGATCAAGAGGGAGAATGTTGGATTTGATCTCGGGATGGACTCAGCCCAACGGCAGAGTCCGACTCGGTCTCCCCCTCGCGCCCCTggtcgggggcgcccaacccacTATGGTTGGCGGGCCCCGTCACACTGCGCTATAAAAGAAAGGTGGGGGCCGCagggggcacgcacgcccaagttTGTCGTGCTCCCCAAAACCCACCGTCAAAACCCTAACCGATCTAGAGGGTGCGCAGCCAGTGACGGGAAGCATGCCATTGGCATCCCTGgagtcaccgccgccgccgtcatcccttccgcgccgccgccgtcgccgccgtcctcgacgTCACCGCGCCGGGCTCGACCTCTCTGCGCcgctcgtcgccgcctttgagTGGATCTCCATCACCGAACCAGAGATGGCCGGATCCACTTCAAGCTCCTCTGCAAGCGGCGAAGGTCCCCTCTACCCTATCTCTCTATGTATATGTTGTAGATCTAGGACTCTTGTACTTAGAACAAAGGAAAGAGAAAGGATTCCTCTCGATCTATGCACTGTGTTGATCCTAGAGTCTAACATTTGTCTCATCCCTGCCAGCGTGGGGTGTGTACCAAACACGGAGCCTAATGAATTTCGTATCTTATCCCGGTCCTCCTTTTTACTTGTTGGCCGATTGGCTAGTAGGCTTGCAACAGTAATTATTGCAAGAGGCAGACCGCTACATTTCTTCAAGATTTCAGCTGAAACCTCCTTGATTTGTGGAGGACAATCACGATTGGGGCTGAATGTTCTGCTAAACAATAATCTTCTTGAGTCCTGGTCATTGAGGGGTTTCAATCTGTACACGGATTCCTGGTGAGTACAGCAGGCCCTAGCAACACTATCAATCCGTGTGGTTACAATAAATCTGCTTCCGAGATTAGTTTCTGGTAAAGCGCATTTGATAGTATCCCATGATATTGTATCCCACAAATCATCAACTACTATCAAGTACCTGTGAAATTATTTGGAACAGATCATGCATTGATTAGATAGTTGCAATTATATAGATGAAAGCATGCTCAATTCTTCAATAGATTCAGAAGATAAATATTTAAGGAATGAcaattcaattcaaaccaaGGTCATGAATAATAGGACTATGACTAAGGAAATGGTTGTATCTGCTTAAGGGACAATCGGTAGGAAGAATAACAAAATTCGTATACTTGATAGACAATATCTTTCTCGTGCGTTTTTTGGGGAGTTTAAGATGAATTACTTCCATTATCCCAGACATTATTATATGGGAATTGACTTGTTAAAGCTAAATATTAATTGTTAGTATAAGATCAAGATCTCATCCATGATGTTAAAGACATAATAAGTACCTCTTGTGTTGTAGATATTCTCTAACATCGTCGATGAGGTCTTTCACGTCGCAAGGGTAAGAAGACTCTTGGTGACCAAGTTTCGATCTTATACCATAGAGAAGCCTTGTTATATCAGGTCTTTGGGAAACTGAGACAAACGTATGACAGTCAAATTGTCCCTTAACCCCACGATAAACCTCATTAGCAAGCGTTGTCTTCCCTATGCCTCCAAATCCAACTATAGCCAACCCTTTCAGTTGTTTCTTTTCATCTAATACCCATTTGAGAAGTTCATCCCTTGGACCATCGAGACCCACAAGATTGTCTGCTTCCTTGTAGAGCGTCGGCAATCGAGGGTCAACGGCTGCGAAGCTAGAACCAGGGATGTGATGTGCAAGCTTGTACCTCTTACGCCGCTCGCTTATCTCCTGCAGACGAGTCTTGAGCTCCTTGATCTGCCTTGCAGCCTCAAGATGGGCTCTCAAAGTGCTGACGAAGTGAGAAAACCTCCCGACAAACCCGGCTCTGGCATCCGCGGGGCCAACACGGTGCACGAAATCATCTATGCAGTCCTCGATGTCATAGCCCAACTCCCTCACTTTGTTGCTCCAATCCTTCACCTGCGGGTCAAGCTCATCGCCGTCCTCAAGCTTCTTGAGAAGGGCGTTCACAGCACAAAGCTCATCTCTGAGAAAGGCGATGCCGCTCAATAAGTCCAGTTTGCTGGCCTTGTCCCACGTAAGTTCCGCGAGCTTTGCAAGAACGGAGTCCATCGCTGATCCTCCAATACACTCGGCTTCTGTGATGCAAATTGGGGAGGTCCTGTTGTGAAGTGGGTTTCTGAAAGTTTGGGAAAACAGCACATTTCTGCATCTGAAGGCAACCCTGTCCCCTTTCTTCTCTGATAGTTGGCCCTGGATTTCCCAGAGTCAGCTATCTGCTGTCTTTTCTGCTCTTTCTTTTTATTGGTTGCCCTTTGAACTCGGGAGTTGTCCCCCATTTGCAAGGCCAGGATTGACCACCAAAACGCTGTGTGCCCTGCCGCCATTTACACGCCCGGGTCGATGCCCTCACCTAGCTGCTAAAGATGCACTACCTCACCACCATCCATAAACGTCATATTTGAATGCTCCCGGTGATAGTGATGTCGTAACTGTGTACACAGCATTGggtatctctatctctactttAGAAAATACCAATTGATAGCTACAGTATATACTTAGGGGGTGTTTGGCAGAGTTCTGCTCTAACAAATCTAGCTCTATTCCAAGAAAAAATACTCAAACACCCTAActagctccactccactccactaaATATTGGCTTCACTCCACCTTTTTTGGAGCTCCTTGAAAAGTGTTCCACCTCCTCAAAaggtgctccaccagctccaccataTCACTTATTAGTGGGAAATAAGGGTTGGGTGGCTTCTTTTTTCCCTCCCCGTGCCTccttcctcctgctgctctcacTAGATGCCCCCACCATGGAGGTGTGCCCCTGCCGCCGGGACcaagcgccgcggcggccatggaggtgCACCAATCCCCGCCACCGTGGAGCCCCCGTGCCGCTGCCGTGGAGCCCCGCCGCCATGGAGGTCTCGCGCCGCCGTGAACCCACCATGCCGCCCAGTGGCGGAACGTGACCCAAGAGCAAGGGGGGCCAAATTGCAGCACGTGGCTACTAGCTGTGGACTTTGAATGGACAATAATACACCAGAGGCTATGCGTTAATGGGACATTAGAAAAATTCCTTTCGGCAAGCAGGGGCCGGAGCCCAGTTTCGCCTCTACTGAGCTCCGCCCCtgatgccgccgccgtggagccccttgccgccgccgcggcaggcaTGGCAAGCGCGGCAGGTGCGGAGGCCGCGACGAgttcggcggccgcggcgggcggcgcgagcgcGGTAGGTGCGGTGGCCACGGCGAACGAGGCGAGCACGGCGAGTTCGGCTGCCGCGACGAGCGAGGCGAGTGTGGAGAGCGGGGCAGGCTCGGCGAGCGCGAAGGAGGGGAAAGtgtggaggtggaagaagataAGCCGGACCCGCATGTAAGTAGGGTGTGGAATGGTGGGCCTAGCTGGGCTTGTGGGGTGAAATGAGGTGGGCTGGCCTTTTAGAGTTGTGGAGTGGAACCACATATACCCAACCAGAATAGAGTACAtgtggtggagtggagtggagttgGTGGAGTATAGTGGCTGTTTTGGGAGTGGAGTCCTCTCAAACAGGCACTTAATACTCTCTTATCctaaattataatttgtttaACTTTTTTAACTTCGAAACCatttgtcttattcaaaaaaatgtaCGATTTAAACTGAACAAAGCGACAATAATTTGGAACGAAACGAGTAGTATACTAGTATAAAGTAGggaaaattttaattttcaccctcgaactatcgcaaaagtctgattttcaactttcaactacgaaaccggacaacttagaccatccaactgtcaaaaccgggcaaatttggcccttggggtggttttgcattttctgaaaaaaaaaattaaataaacctaattagatttaaaaaaatcaaaattaattcactttaaattagaaaaatatgaaactagtaccaaattttttctaaaaatgtaactatctattattgctccatttgaatcttagttattaaagttcataggcataactgcaagtagctaaatattatgaacataaaaaaattagatatgAATAGCTTACAAGTCATAtgacaatagataggttacatttttagaaaacttgtGATaccaatttcataattttttgacttaaaatgaattatttataaatttttagtgtaaaactgaatatttttaattctcacaaaatggaaaaccaccttcaaaaccaccctaggggtcaaatttgcccggttttgatagttggttGGCCTATGtcgtccggtttcgtagttgaaggttgaaaatcagacttttgcgacagttggagggtgtaaaccggacttttTCCTATAAAGTATTACCTTTTTACAGCCGGAACAAATACCTTTGTTTGGTTAAAAAACAAGGCAACGTATGCTATGGAAACCAGGCTACTGTGAAAACTCATacaaaccacggcaaaaaaatcgtctaaattcaccaaaaaatcacacatgcagatgatatgatgatacacaatcttgtaaaatatcttgtccaaactcgacttcgccTGTGTTCGACTGGTGCTTGGCTGGTGCTCGGCCGGCTGCTCTTGGCTGGTTCTGCACTCACGCCACAGccgccagcagcagccgcaacCGCCCAGCAGCCGAACAGGGTGGAAGTCAGGTCGGACTCGCTTGTCCTGGCTCGGTGCGGACGACGCGGCCTCCCGCCGTCCTTGGCGCATAGGGACCACGCAAGCAGGAATCGCCGCCAATGGCGAACCGATCGGCGACCGATTCTGGCATGCTGCTCGATCGACCGGCACGGGGAGACGGCAATGGCGCCGATACGTGCAGACAAAGACGTCGATGAGGAAGGCACCGGACGCTGGACAGCGAGACAGGGGATTGTGCCTGCTATGCGTGCGTACTGCGTACTACACGGTTGACGGTACAAGCGCGAACGAAAGCGGCAATGGGCTGGGTCGGTGTTGCCGGGTTGGGCCTCCGACTACGGGGCCGAGGACATGCCCAGCGGTGAGGTGGATCCTATATATTTTTTGATTGATTTTATTTGCCGATTTTTTAGTGTTTGATATTCGTGCAAACTATTTCATTTGTTGGATTTTCTCAAACCTAACCTTCTTTCTCATCGTGCCCCCTCCTCatcacgcgccgccgccaccccctgcCTGCCCGCCGCGCtctgcgggctgctgctgctcgctgTCGCGCgccgcgtgctgctgctgcgtggCCGCCGCTGCGGGCTGCTGTGTGCGGGCTGCTGCTTACTGCGGGCTGCGTGCTGCTGCGGGCGCGCGCGATGCGCCGCCGAAGGGCCTTGCCGAAGAGGAAAtctttaatatttttatttagtatttttaatattttatatttttaatttcaacattttGCCTTTACAGTTTTAATATTTTGAAAGCTAAATGTTGAATATATTTAATAAAATattgaattattattat
This portion of the Panicum virgatum strain AP13 chromosome 2N, P.virgatum_v5, whole genome shotgun sequence genome encodes:
- the LOC120662833 gene encoding disease resistance protein RGA5-like — encoded protein: MDSVLAKLAELTWDKASKLDLLSGIAFLRDELCAVNALLKKLEDGDELDPQVKDWSNKVRELGYDIEDCIDDFVHRVGPADARAGFVGRFSHFVSTLRAHLEAARQIKELKTRLQEISERRKRYKLAHHIPGSSFAAVDPRLPTLYKEADNLVGLDGPRDELLKWVLDEKKQLKGLAIVGFGGIGKTTLANEVYRGVKGQFDCHTFVSVSQRPDITRLLYGIRSKLGHQESSYPCDVKDLIDDVREYLQHKRYLIVVDDLWDTISWDTIKCALPETNLGSRFIVTTRIDSVARACCTHQESVYRLKPLNDQDSRRLLFSRTFSPNRDCPPQIKEVSAEILKKCSD